The following are from one region of the Stanieria sp. NIES-3757 genome:
- a CDS encoding arginase — protein MKQFIASEAQATYAAAKTVILPIPYEKTTTYRQGCQHGPHAILEASDQLEAYDEEIEVQTCLKTGIYTHEAIADTTSDPSLTAEAMLQITTETVGKLIADGKFVIALGGEHSITEGVVKAYRLADDEPFTVIQIDAHGDMRHEYEGSIYNHACVMRRVLDMGLPTLPIGIRSICQEEATLIKNQQIPVIWARDIYYHSDWVEKAIAKITTEKVFITIDLDGIDPSLIGGVGTPEPGGLNWYELTRFLKTIFTKFQVIGCDVMELAPQQDSVVSEFTAAKLVYKLIGYQGLSQGWYN, from the coding sequence ATGAAACAATTTATAGCCTCAGAAGCTCAAGCTACTTATGCAGCAGCAAAGACTGTAATTTTACCTATTCCTTACGAAAAAACCACTACTTATCGTCAAGGTTGTCAACATGGACCCCACGCTATTCTTGAAGCATCGGATCAACTAGAAGCCTATGACGAAGAAATTGAAGTTCAAACTTGTCTAAAAACGGGCATTTATACTCATGAAGCGATCGCAGATACGACGAGTGACCCCTCTCTAACTGCGGAAGCAATGCTACAAATTACTACCGAGACAGTCGGAAAATTGATTGCCGATGGCAAATTTGTCATTGCCTTGGGTGGGGAACATAGCATTACCGAAGGTGTGGTAAAAGCCTATCGCCTTGCTGATGATGAGCCTTTTACCGTCATTCAAATCGATGCTCACGGCGACATGAGGCACGAATACGAAGGTTCGATTTACAATCATGCCTGTGTGATGCGAAGGGTTTTAGACATGGGTTTACCCACCTTGCCGATAGGCATTCGCAGTATTTGTCAAGAAGAAGCCACTTTAATTAAAAATCAGCAAATTCCCGTGATTTGGGCGAGAGATATTTATTATCATTCCGATTGGGTAGAAAAAGCGATCGCTAAAATTACTACAGAAAAAGTTTTTATCACCATTGATTTAGATGGGATCGATCCTAGTTTAATTGGTGGGGTAGGAACTCCCGAACCAGGAGGATTAAATTGGTATGAGTTAACTCGGTTTTTAAAAACTATTTTTACCAAATTTCAGGTAATTGGTTGTGACGTGATGGAACTCGCTCCTCAACAAGACTCAGTAGTCTCCGAATTTACTGCTGCTAAATTAGTCTATAAATTAATTGGTTATCAAGGCTTGAGTCAAGGTTGGTATAACTAA
- a CDS encoding alkyl hydroperoxide reductase/ Thiol specific antioxidant/ Mal allergen, translating into MAIDRNLVGDYAPDFELPGIDKQVYHLGRYLEKFQALGVVFLANNCPYVKKYLERLKQIQADFAADGFTLVGINSNDTDGTIQESFESMESFAQANELNFPYLRDPTQDVAKSFGATVIPEVFLLDRQAVIRYAGRIDDCSDSAEQVTNHYLRNNISALLAGKEINPSYIEPIGSSIIWRANKS; encoded by the coding sequence ATGGCAATAGATCGTAATCTTGTGGGTGATTATGCTCCAGATTTTGAATTACCAGGAATAGACAAGCAAGTTTATCATCTTGGTCGTTATCTAGAAAAATTTCAAGCCCTTGGTGTAGTTTTTTTGGCGAATAATTGTCCTTATGTTAAAAAATATCTAGAACGTCTCAAACAAATTCAAGCTGATTTTGCAGCAGATGGTTTTACACTGGTGGGAATTAATTCCAATGATACTGACGGAACCATTCAAGAAAGTTTTGAAAGTATGGAAAGTTTTGCTCAAGCCAATGAGTTAAATTTTCCTTATTTACGCGATCCTACCCAAGATGTTGCCAAATCCTTTGGTGCTACAGTTATTCCCGAAGTATTCTTATTAGATCGTCAAGCTGTCATTCGTTACGCAGGCAGGATTGACGATTGTTCAGACTCAGCCGAGCAAGTCACCAATCATTATTTGCGCAATAATATTTCCGCTTTGCTCGCAGGAAAAGAAATTAATCCTAGCTATATTGAACCAATTGGTTCGTCAATTATTTGGCGAGCCAACAAATCGTAA
- a CDS encoding uridylate kinase, with amino-acid sequence MSYQRVLLKLSGEALMGELGYGIDPKVVSEIAQEIADVVNSGVQIAVVVGGGNIFRGVKASAAGMDRATADYIGMIATVMNAMTLQDALERMGIPTRVQSAIAMQEVAEPYIRRRAIRHLEKGRVVIFGAGSGNPFFTTDTTAALRAAEIDAEVIFKATKVDGIYDADPKVNPHARRYQSLTYGHVLNHELKVMDSTAIALCKENNIPILVFDLTVGGNIIRAVKGEPVGTIVGGFCEVS; translated from the coding sequence ATGAGTTACCAGCGGGTTTTATTAAAACTGAGCGGTGAAGCATTAATGGGTGAACTTGGGTACGGCATTGACCCAAAAGTAGTTTCCGAAATCGCTCAGGAAATAGCGGATGTAGTCAATAGTGGTGTCCAAATCGCTGTTGTCGTTGGTGGTGGTAATATTTTTCGTGGAGTCAAAGCATCTGCTGCGGGAATGGATCGAGCCACGGCTGATTATATTGGCATGATTGCGACTGTTATGAATGCCATGACTTTACAAGATGCTTTAGAACGAATGGGCATTCCCACCAGAGTCCAAAGCGCGATCGCCATGCAGGAAGTAGCAGAACCTTATATCCGTCGTCGAGCTATTCGTCACCTTGAAAAAGGTCGGGTAGTAATTTTTGGTGCAGGTTCAGGTAATCCTTTTTTTACTACAGATACCACTGCAGCTTTGCGAGCAGCCGAAATTGACGCAGAAGTGATTTTTAAAGCAACTAAAGTAGACGGAATCTACGATGCCGATCCGAAAGTTAATCCCCATGCTCGTCGTTATCAAAGTCTTACTTATGGTCACGTACTAAATCACGAACTAAAAGTTATGGATAGTACGGCGATCGCCCTATGTAAAGAAAACAATATTCCTATTCTTGTTTTTGATCTTACCGTTGGAGGCAATATTATTCGTGCCGTCAAAGGTGAACCTGTTGGAACTATTGTGGGAGGTTTTTGTGAAGTTAGCTGA
- a CDS encoding ribosome recycling factor — protein sequence MKLAEIKGHMQKTVEATQRSFNTIRTGRANASLLDRVVVEYYGTETPLKSLANISTPDATTIVIQPYDKGSMAQIEKAITMSDLGLTPNNDGQVIRLNIPPLTSERRQELVKMAGKLAEEGKVGIRNIRRDAIDAVRKQEKSSEISEDEARDLQDQIQKVTDDYTKKIDDLLSSKEKDITTV from the coding sequence GTGAAGTTAGCTGAAATTAAAGGACATATGCAAAAGACTGTCGAGGCGACTCAACGGTCTTTTAATACCATTAGAACCGGACGTGCTAATGCCTCGTTGTTGGATCGGGTCGTGGTGGAATACTATGGTACAGAAACGCCATTAAAATCACTGGCTAATATTAGTACGCCTGATGCGACTACGATTGTAATTCAACCCTATGATAAAGGTAGTATGGCTCAAATTGAAAAAGCCATTACCATGTCAGATTTGGGTTTAACACCTAATAATGATGGTCAAGTCATTCGTCTGAATATTCCACCTTTAACTAGCGAACGCCGTCAAGAATTAGTCAAAATGGCGGGCAAATTAGCTGAAGAAGGTAAAGTAGGGATTCGCAATATTCGTCGTGATGCGATCGATGCGGTACGCAAACAAGAAAAAAGCAGTGAAATTTCTGAAGATGAAGCGAGAGATTTACAAGACCAGATTCAAAAAGTCACCGATGATTATACAAAAAAAATTGATGACTTACTAAGCTCAAAAGAAAAAGATATTACTACAGTATAA
- the rpiA gene encoding ribose 5-phosphate isomerase, whose amino-acid sequence MAERSDPVQIMKQEVGKAAAARVKSNSIVGLGTGSTTAYAIEYLGKRLQQGEIKNIVGIPTSFQAEVLAKKYGIPLTTLDAVDRIDIAIDGADEVDPQKNLIKGGGAAHTREKVVDSLAEEFIVVVDGNKLVDKLGSTFLLPVEVIPMAIAPVMRSLAKLGGKPELRMGIKKAGPVVTDQGNLVVDVKFEEIDNPAELEKTINNIPGVLENGLFVGVADVILIGEIKDDQPVIREM is encoded by the coding sequence ATGGCTGAAAGGAGCGATCCTGTTCAAATAATGAAGCAAGAAGTAGGTAAAGCTGCTGCTGCTCGTGTTAAATCAAATTCTATTGTAGGACTCGGAACGGGGTCAACCACAGCCTATGCCATTGAGTATTTAGGCAAGCGTTTACAACAAGGGGAAATTAAAAATATTGTTGGTATTCCTACTTCTTTCCAAGCAGAAGTATTAGCCAAGAAATATGGCATTCCGTTAACGACTTTAGATGCTGTAGATAGAATAGACATTGCGATTGATGGTGCTGATGAAGTCGATCCCCAAAAAAACTTAATTAAAGGCGGTGGCGCAGCTCATACCCGCGAAAAAGTGGTAGATAGTCTAGCAGAAGAATTTATTGTCGTGGTTGATGGGAATAAATTGGTAGATAAGCTAGGCTCGACTTTTTTACTCCCTGTCGAAGTAATTCCGATGGCAATTGCACCAGTGATGAGGAGTTTAGCCAAATTGGGCGGAAAACCAGAACTACGAATGGGAATTAAAAAAGCGGGACCAGTCGTAACCGATCAAGGTAATCTGGTGGTTGATGTAAAATTTGAGGAGATTGATAATCCTGCTGAATTAGAAAAAACTATTAATAATATTCCTGGTGTTTTAGAAAACGGATTATTTGTAGGTGTAGCTGATGTAATTTTAATTGGCGAAATTAAGGACGATCAACCTGTCATCCGCGAAATGTGA
- a CDS encoding RNP-1 like RNA-binding protein produces MSVRLYVGNLPKEPIERDTLAAMFAEAGDQVSTKVIKDRKTGKCRGFAFVTVPTDEVADEFIEKYNGQPFMDSSLKIEKALPRSKGKGKEEQPASEGTTNTTTSPKRKTNKRSGGKKPSNKTTGQQDSIQPDPRWADELAKLKEMLAAANN; encoded by the coding sequence ATGTCTGTTCGTCTTTACGTCGGTAATTTGCCCAAAGAACCAATCGAACGCGATACTTTAGCAGCAATGTTTGCTGAGGCAGGCGATCAAGTTTCTACTAAAGTAATTAAAGATCGTAAAACTGGAAAATGTCGAGGTTTTGCTTTCGTTACAGTTCCCACTGATGAAGTAGCTGATGAATTTATTGAAAAATATAATGGTCAGCCTTTTATGGACAGTAGCTTAAAAATTGAAAAAGCTTTACCTCGTTCAAAAGGTAAAGGCAAAGAAGAACAACCAGCGAGCGAAGGAACAACTAATACTACTACTTCTCCCAAGCGCAAAACCAATAAGCGTAGCGGTGGTAAAAAACCAAGCAATAAAACAACTGGGCAGCAAGACTCGATTCAACCAGATCCACGTTGGGCTGATGAGCTAGCTAAACTCAAAGAAATGTTGGCAGCAGCTAACAATTAG
- the nblA_1 gene encoding phycobilisome degradation protein NblA: protein MLSPIGLSLEQQFNLRSFEAQVQQMSHEQAQEFLITLYEQMIVRENMYKEFIKHQWGLDSIFEQP from the coding sequence ATGTTATCACCAATAGGACTTTCTCTAGAACAACAGTTCAATCTCCGCTCTTTTGAAGCTCAAGTGCAACAAATGAGTCATGAACAAGCTCAAGAGTTTTTGATCACGCTCTACGAGCAGATGATTGTTCGAGAGAACATGTATAAAGAGTTTATTAAACATCAATGGGGATTGGACTCTATTTTTGAGCAACCATAA